CGCCACGGGGCCACCTGCGTCACCCTGCCGTTCTCCATCACGAACCCGACCGGCTGGTTCATCCACGCGTTGGCGGTCACCACGAAGAACGCCGAGGCCACCCCGGCGACCAGCACGGGCACCCCGCTCAGCAGATGGACCCGGGGCGGCAGGCGATCCCAGGCGTAGAGGTAGGCGCCGATGAAGATGGCCTCGACGAAGAAGGCGATCCCCTCCAGCGCGAAGGGGAGGCCGATCACCTGACCGTAGGTGCCCATGAGTCCCGGCCAGAGCAGGCCCATCTCGAAGCTGAGAATCGTCCCCGAGACCGCCCCCACCGCGAACAGCACACCCGCCACCTTGGCCCACTGCCGGGCCAGTCGCAGGAGGGCGTCGTCGCCGGTACGGATCGCCCGCCACTCGGCGGACAGCAGCAGTGCGGGCATCCCCACGCCGAAACAGGCCAGCACGATGTGCCAGCCCAGCGAGAGGGCCATCTGCATGCGCGCCGCGGCCAGGTCCGCCGCGCCGGCCGGACCCGCCAGGGCCACGAGCCCCGTCACGGCGGCCGTCTGCTCTTTCCGGGATCTCCCCCGATCCTCATACAGGGCCCCTGCCCTCACCCGACAGTCGACAAACAGCGCCCGCGGCCCACCCGATGAGCTCTCACACCCGCATTGAGCTGCGCGGACACCGGACTTGATCATGTGTCCCCCGCCACGGCCCGGGGCCTTCGGCTCGGCGGCGAGCGGAAACCGCCCGCACGGCGCAGTACGGCTAAGCCTCGACTTCGGCGGCGGACCGCGCGGTCCGCACCGAGACCGGCCGGCCCGCAGGCGGCATACGACGAAGCCCAGGTCGACGATGCGACCTGGGCTTCTGTGGTGCGCCGCCAGGGACTCGAACCCCGGACCCGCTGATTAAGAGTCAGCTGCTCTAACCAACTGAGCTAGCGGCGCTTGCAACAGGGGTAACTGTAGCAGCAGCCCCGGCGGCGGCGCACATCAGTCGGTCGCGCGGTGATCTCACGGAGATGGTCTTCCGGGCCTCCCCGGACACGACGCGGGGCCGGACGGTTCTTCACCTGTCCGGCCCCGGGCCTGTGGATAAGACTCGAGGCCGGGCAGTCCCCCAACTGCCCGACCCCGGCCTCTTCGCGGGCCTGTCCTTCGTCTCCCCCAAGACTCCGGTGGCTCCGCTCAGGGACGCGATCCCCCTCGCGTCCTGTATCCGGTGAAAGTCTCTGCAATGCTCCCCCCGGGCTTCGCAGAACCCCTTGACCTGCCTTAACACTACATAATCAAATGTAACGAGCACGCCATCCACGGGTTGATTTTGCCCCTACACCCAGGCTTGACCCATTATTGCCAGGCCAAGGAGAGGGAAGGCACGGACAAGGCGCCCGGCCCGGGCGAGCCTGCGGTTCTCCCCTGGAGCGGCGATCCTAGGAGGATCGCCTTCGACGCCTGGCGGGATCTCACCCTCGGCGCCGACTACCCCGAAGACGACGGGCCCATGACGGCGGTGAAGCTGCCACGCGGGAATTCGACGCTGACCTGGCGAAGCGCGGCCACCTCGGTGGCGCCTTTGCCATATGTCCTGGTCACTCCGTCAAGGAGGACCGCGTGATCACTCATGATCTTCAGCCTGCCGGAGGAACGCCGCACTACGCCGGCAGTTCGAGCCGGATCTCGCTCTTCTCCCTCAGTGCCCGGCTCACCGTGCAGTATTTGTCCTCCACCCGCTGGGCCACCGCACGGAAGACCTCGGCCGCCTTCTCGTCCCCCTCCGGCAGCTCCACGTCATAGGTGACGGTGATGGGCCCGAGCAGCGTGGGCTCGACCTTCTCGGCCTGGACGGTCATCGCCAGGCGGACCAGCCGGTGGCCACGCTGCGCGGTGAGCGGCTCCACCGTGACGATGTTGCAGCCACCGAGCGCCGCGAGCAGCAGCTCGACGGGGGTGAACATCCCCTGCTCGTCGCTGCCGCCCATGGCGACCTCGGCCCCGCGGTCGTTGCGGGCCACGTACCCGTCGTCGGTCCGTTCGACTCTCACCTGTGCCATGGCGCTCCTCCTGTGACGTTGCCGGTCAGACTACCGAAACGCTCAGAGCGGACAGCGGCCTAGGCTTCGGGATGTTTCGAGAGATAGTCGATGTAGAACGGGCGCAGTGCCTCACCGAGCTGCCCTTCACCGGCGGCTATGGCGTCGCTGAGAAGGGCGGAGACCCTGCTCAGGTCGTTCGTCGTCTCATCCTCGTTCCCGGCGGACGCCTCGGCCGCCGGAATCACCTTGAGCAGTTCCCACAGGAAGGCGAAGTCCCCGTGGTGTACGGCGTAGCGGACCGCACGATCGTGTAGCTTCTGGGCCGACAGCGCCTCAAGTTCATCCGTTCCCAACTAACCCACCTCCTTTCGCCCCTCTTGCCCCCAGATAGTGACGATCATGCACAATCAGTGAACCAACCGGACGACCATCTTGCCGATGTTGGCACCGCGGAGCATGTCGACGAAGGCCTTCGGGGCGTTCTCCAGGCCGTCGACGACGGTCTCCTCGAAGGTGATTTTGCCGTCGCGGAGCCAGGCGCCCACCTCTTCGATCATGTCGGGCATCCGGTCGTAGTGGTCACCCACGAGGAACCCGCGCAGGGTGAGCCTCTTGCCGACGGCCAGAAAGAGGTTGCTCGGCCCGGGGACCGGCTCGGCGGCGTTGTAGACGGAGATCGCCCCGCACATCGCGGTTCTGCCGTACGGCCTGAACGCGTCGAGGGCCGCCTCCAGGTGGTCGCCGCCGACGTTGTCGAAGTAGACGTCGATCCCGTCGGGCGCCACCTGGGCGAGCTGTTTACGGACCGAGGCCGTCTTGTAGTTGAAGGCGGCGTCGAAGCCGAGCTTGCCGGTCAGGTATGCGATCTTCTCCTGCGAGCCGGCGCTGCCCACGACCCGTGAGGCGCCCTTCCGCCGGGCGATCTGCCCGACCAGGCTGCCCACCGCGCCGGCCGCGCCGGAGACGAACACCGCGTCACCCTCCTTGAACGCGGCGATGTCGAGCAGGCCCACATAGGCGGTGAGTCCGGGCATGCCGAGCACGCCGAGGTAGGCCGAGATCGGGACCCCGAGGATCTCCTCGATCTTGCGGGCCTGGCGGGCGTCCATGACGGCGTACTCCCGCCAGCCGTACCCGTGCAGGACGAGATCACCGGCGGCGAGGCCGGGCGCGCGCGACTCGACGACCTGGCCGATCGCACCGCCGTCGAGAGCCTTGCCGACCTCGAAGGGCGGCATGTACGACTCGCCCTCGTTCATCCGTCCCCGCATGTACGGATCGACGCTCATATAGAGGTTGCGGACGAGGATCCGGCCTTCGGCGGGAGCGGGCAGCTCCACCTCGGCCGGCTCGAAGTTCTCCTCCGTCGGCCATCCCGAAGGCCGCGAGGCGAGCCGGATCTCCCGCGACACCGTACGGCCGGTGGATCCGGGATGGTTGGACGTGTCATCGGACATGGCGAAGCTCCCTAAGCAGCACACTCTCTCTCTGGGAGCCATTCCCCTCCGGAGGAGGGGTGACGGATCATCCGTGAAAGCTTTAACCTCTGTGACTACATGAGTTCGCCAGCGTGGGAGATGCCCCTCCTCCCGTGTCCGGTGTGCCATCGTCCTGGCGATCGCCATGGCATGACGTGATTTAGTGTCCTGATATATACGCTTTTAGCGCTGTGGATCTATCACCCATCCGATCTCCCGTGCGAGGATGCCAAGCTGTGAAAATCATCGTCAAGATCCTGGCCGTGGCGGCCGCCCTCTGGGTGGCCACCCAGCTCGTGGCGGGCATCACCGTGTCCGCGGAGACCACCGTCAAGCAGATCGGCACCCTCCTCGTGGTCGCCCTCCTGTTCGGCGCCATCAACGCGGTCCTCAAGCCGATCATCAAGACCCTGGGCTGCGCCTTCTACGTGCTGACTCTCGGCCTGTTCGCGCTGGTCGTGAACGCCGGCCTGCTCCTGCTCACGAGCTGGCTCGCCGCCCAGCTCCACCTGCCCTTCCACGTGGAGGGTTTCTGGGCCGCCTTCTGGGGCGCGATCGTCGTCGGCCTGGTGAGCTGGCTGCTCGACCTGGTGCTCGGCGACTGAGTCCGATGACCGTTGTCCTCGACGGCACCCGCCTGACCTGCGAGCAGGTCCACCTGGCGGCCCACGGTTCCGGAGTCCTGCTGGGCTCCACCGACCGTGCGGAGACCTCCTGGCAGACGGCCCGCTCGCTGAGCGGGCCGCTGTACGGCCAGACCACCGGAGTGGGTGCCAACAAGGACGTCACGGTCGAGGCCACCGGCCTTGACCTGCTCCGCAGCCACGCCGGCGGCGCAGGCCCCCTCGTCGGGGAGCCGCGCGCCCGCGCCACCCTCGTGGTCCGTCTCAACCAGCTCCTCATCGGCGGCTCCGGGCTCAACCCCGGCCTGCTCCCGGTGCTCGCCGCCGCCGTCAACCGGGGGTTCACTCCCCCGATCCGCACCTACGGCGCCATCGGCACCGGCGACCTGACCGCGCTGGCCACCACCGCCCTCTGCCTGCTCGGCGAGATTCCCTGGAGATCGCCCTCCGGACCGGGAGACGGCCTCGCGCCCCGGTTCACGTTGACGTCCGGCGACGCCCTCCCCTTCATCAGCTCGGGTGCGGCGACCCTGGCGGACTCCGCATTGGCCTGCCACCGCCTGAGAATCGTCCTCACCGCCATGACGGCCGTCGCGGCCCACTCCTTCCGGGCGATCGACGCCTCGCTCGAACCACTGGCGCATGCCGTACAGCTCCGGCCGGAGCAGACGGCGGTCGCGGCCGGGCTGCGCGCGCTGGTCGGTGTCACCGTCCCGCGCCGGGTCCAGGATCCGTACGGCTACCGCGCTTTTCCCCAGGTTCACGGGGCCGCCCTGGACGCCCTGGACCGGGCGGAGAAGGTCGTCGGCGAGGAGCTCAACACCGCCCCGGAGAATCCGCTGATCACCGAGGGCCGGGCGTGGCACAACGGCAACTTCCACTCGGCACGGGTGGCGCTCGCCCTCGACGCCCTCAGAGCGGCTCTCGTCCAGACCGCGTCGCTGAGCGCCGCCCGGCTCGCCACCATGACCGACCCCGCCCATACCGGCCTGCTCCCCTTCCTCGCCGAGCGTCCCGGCCTGTCCGGCGTGATGATCCTCGAATACGTCGCCCACTCCGCCCTGGCCGACCTCCGCCAGCTGGCCGCTCCGGTCACCCTCGGCAACGCCGTCCTCTCCCTGGGGACCGAGGACCACGCGAGCTTCACCCCCCAGGCCGCGCGGTCCGCGCTCGATTCCGCCGAACCGCTGGAGACGGTGCTGGCCTGCGAGCTGGTGGCGGCCGTCCGGGCGCTGCGCCAGCGCGATCTCCCCTGCGACGTCGACCTTGACCCCCGGATGGACGACCGCCCGCTGGACGGCGATCTGGACGCGGCACGCGAACTGCTGCCGGGCCTCGCCCGCCGGCTCCTCGCGGGGACGGGGCCCACGGCGGCCGGAGGGCCGCTGCCCGGCCCGGCATAGCGGCCGGACGGTCCGTGACGGCCGAGGACCGCCCTGCTCAGCCCACCGAGCCGCGTTCGCGGAGTTCGGGGGCCTGAACGATCCGCCGACGGCGGGTATTGCCGTCGGCGGCGGCCACGACCGCGCGGACGGCCGCGCGGACGATGCCGTCGATGTCCCAGTCGACCGTGGTCAGTCCGGGAGTGAGCAGCCCCGACATCGGGTGGTCGTCATAACCCATCACGGACACGTCGGCGGGGATCCGCAGTCCCTGTTCGGCCGACGCCGCGTACACGCCGTAGGCGATGGAGTCGGCGAAGCAGAAGAACGCCCGGTGCCCACCGGCCAGCATCCGCCGGGCGACGTCCGTGGCGTCGGCGAGCGCCTGGGGTGCGGTGACCACCTCGATGTCCAGCGCCAGCCGTCCCGCCTCGGCCAGGACGTGCACGTCGGCGGGGCGGTCGGGAGTGCTGGCCCGGGTGGGGGTGAGGACGGCGATGCGGCGGTGGCCGCGCTCGCGCATGTGCTCCAGTGCCAGGGTCACCCCGGCCCGGTTGTCGAACACGACCTCTCCAGCCGTGCGCGCCCCGGCCAGCGAGTCACCGATCGACACCACCGGCAGGCTGTCGCACAGCTCGGCCCAGAGCGGCGCCGCCGGGTCCACCGGCTGCACGATCAGGGCGTCCACCCGCTGGTCACGGAGCTGCCGGGCCAGCGTGCGCTCCCGGCCCGGGTCGCCCGCGGCGTCCAGGATCAACGCGTAGCGGTCGTTGTCCTTCAGTGCCCGCCCGATGCCCACGGCCAGGGCCTGCTGCCAGAGGTCCTCCAGGGAACCGCAGAGCAGACCGATCATCCCGGTACGGCCGCTGGCCAGCGCGCGGGCGATGGGATCGGCTTCGTAACCGAGCTCGGCGGCGGCCCTGCGGACCCGCTCGATGGTCTCCTCGGACACCTGCATGCCCCGGAGGGCATACGAGACGGAGGCCGGGGAGAGACCGGTGGCCTTCGCCACCTCACGTATCGTCGCTCGTTTCCGGGGCTGGGGCATCCGGCCAGCCTATGCCTCCATCCCTCCCAAAGAGCATTCTCAACGGAATGACGGCGGTTTGGGGCATTGACAGCCGGGGAGGTGAAGCGGTTCACTGAAACGGTTCACTGAAACGCGTCACTTTGAAACATGACAAGGTCAGATAGGTTACCTATATTGTAGGTAGGAAATAGCTCGAAGAGAGGAGGAGAAGTGGCCGTAGACGTGCACCAGCACCTGTGGACGCCCGCGTTCGTGGACGCGCTCCGGCGCCGTACGGCCTCGCCTCGCCTCGACGGCTGGACCCTCCATCTGGACGGCGAGCCCCCCTACGAGGTCGACCCCGGCGACCACGACCTCGCCAGGCGCCTGGAGCTGAACGGCGGGCTCACCAAGGCCCTGGTGTCGCTGTCCAGCCCGCTCGGCATCGAGTCGCTGGCCCCCTCGGACGCCTGGCCGATCATCGACGCCTACCACGAGGACGCCCTCGCCCTGCCCGCCCCGTTCGGGGCCTGGGCCGCGACCTGCCTCAGCGAGATCGACCCGGTCAGGCTCGCCAAAGCCCTCGACCAGGGGCTGGCCGGGCTGCAACTGCCCGCGACGGCCGTACGGAACGGAGACGACCTCGCCAGGGTCGCCCCGCTGCTCGACGTGCTCACCGACCGCGACCTGCCGCTCTTCGTGCATCCCGGACCGGCGGCCGACCCCCGGGGGCCCGGCTGGTGGCCGGCCGTCGTCCCCTACGTGCAGCAGATGCACGCCTCCTGGTACGCCTTCGCGACCTTCGGCCGTCCCCGCCACCCCGGGCTGCGGGCCTGCTTCGCGCTGCTGGCCGGGCTGGCCCCGCTCCACTCCGAGCGGATGATCAACCGGAGCGGCGAGGGCCGGGGCCTGGTCGACCCGGACATGTTCCTGGAGACCTCCTCCTACGGTCCGCGCGCCATCGACGCGATCGTCCGCGAGCTCGGCATCGACGTCGTGGTCAACGGCTCCGACGAGCCCTACGCCAGGGCCCCTGACCCCGCGCTCGGCGATGCCGCCCGGCACGCCGTCGCGGTCACCAATCCCCACCGTCTGCTGAACCGGAAGGAGTCGCGCAAATGAACGTGAACCAGTCCCTGGGCCGTGAGCGCTGTGCGCTCCAAGGAGGCCGGCGATGAGCTACGAGACCCTGCCCGCCCGTGTCCTCGACCGTCGCGAGCTGCGCGATCTGGTCGACGAGCTGGCCGCCGACCCGTCCCGGTGGGAGGAGGAGGTGGACTTCCCCGAGGAGGGGGGCCGCCACTACGCCTCCCTTTACCGGGACGCCTACGTCGACATCTGGCTGTTGTGCTGGCGATCGGAGGACGACACCGGCTGGCACGACCACGACATCTCCTCGGGCGCCGTCCGGGTGGTGGCCGGGACGCTGCTGGAGTGCAACCCCCGCATCGGCGGCGAGCACCTGGAGAACGTGGTCTCGGCGGGCGAGTCGTTCTCCTTCGGCCCCGACCACATCCACCGGCTGACCGGCGCGGTCGACGGCAGCGTCTCGATCCACGCCTACTCGCCCCCGCTGTGGCGCCTGGGCCAGTACTCCATCAGCGACAGCGGCGTGATGCGCCGCGTCTCGGTCAGCTACGCCGACGAGCTGCGTCCCCTGGACGAGGCCGCCTTCGCCTGACGAGACGGCCGGCCGGCTCCCGGGAGCCGGCCGGGGCCGGTCAGGGGCGCGGAGAGGTGGCGTCCTCCGTGCCCGAGCCGATGGCCGCGTGCTCGTCGTGACCGTGGCCGTCGTCGAGCGGGACCTTCTCGCCGCCGTAGACCTTGCTCAGCCTGGCGCGGAGCCTGCCCAGCGGGCCGCGCATCCTCTTGGAGGGGATGCCGTCGGCGTCGGCGCCGGTTCCGGCGATCATCGGGACCGGCTGCTTGCCGCGCACGTGGGCCTCGATGCCCGCATCCTGTGGGACGTGGACCTCGATGTACTCACCGGAGGGCAGGCGCTTGATCACGCCGGACTCCACGCCGTGCCCGATCACCGCGGCGTCGCCGCGCTGCAGACCCAGGCAGATCCGGTAGGCGACGAAGTAGGCCACCGCGGGGCCGAGGAAGATCAGCACCCGGCCGACGTAGGTCGTCCAGTTCAGCGAGACGTGGAAGAACGCGGCGATCTCGTCGTTCGCCCCCATCAGCCACAGGAGGCCGTAGAACGTGACCGCGGAGATGCCGATCGAGGTGCGGTGCGGGTTGTTGCGGGGACGCTCGGCGATGTGGTGCTCGCTGCGGTCCCCGGTGACCCACCGCTCGATGAAGGGGTACAGGGCCAGGCCCGTCATGATGACGCCCATCGGGAGCAACGCCGGGATCAGCACGCTCATCGGCAGCGTGAAGCCCAGGACGTTGATCTCCCATGCGGGCATCAGACGGAGCGAACCCTCCAGGAATCCCATGTAGAAGTCGGGCTGCGAACCCGCCGAGATGTCGGCCGGGGTGTAGGGGCCGAACAGCCAGATCGGGTTGATCTGCGTGAAGGTGCCCAGCAGCGCGATGACGCCGAACGTGAACATGAAGTACGCGCCCGACTTGGCCATGAAGGACGGGTAGAACGGGGCGCCCACCACGTTGGTGTTCGTGCGGCCCGGACCCGGCATCTGGGTGTGCTTCTGCACCCACATCAGTATGAGGTGAGCCGTGATCAGGGCCAGCAGGATGCCCGGGATGAGCAGGATGTGCATCGCGTAGAACCGTGAGACCACGTCCTCGCCGGGATATTCGCCGCCGAAGAGGAAGAAGGTGATCCAGGTGCCGACCAGCGGCAGCGAGATCATCACGCCCTCGGTGATCCGCAGACCGGCGCCGGAGAGCAGGTCGTCGGGGAGGGAGTAGCCGGTCAGACCCTCGAACAGGGCCAGCGTCAGCAGACCGACGCCGATCAGCCAGTTGAGCTCGCGCGGCTTGCGGTACGCACCGGTGAAGAACACCCGGAG
Above is a genomic segment from Streptosporangium album containing:
- a CDS encoding cysteine dioxygenase; amino-acid sequence: MSYETLPARVLDRRELRDLVDELAADPSRWEEEVDFPEEGGRHYASLYRDAYVDIWLLCWRSEDDTGWHDHDISSGAVRVVAGTLLECNPRIGGEHLENVVSAGESFSFGPDHIHRLTGAVDGSVSIHAYSPPLWRLGQYSISDSGVMRRVSVSYADELRPLDEAAFA
- a CDS encoding phage holin family protein codes for the protein MKIIVKILAVAAALWVATQLVAGITVSAETTVKQIGTLLVVALLFGAINAVLKPIIKTLGCAFYVLTLGLFALVVNAGLLLLTSWLAAQLHLPFHVEGFWAAFWGAIVVGLVSWLLDLVLGD
- a CDS encoding amidohydrolase family protein — protein: MAVDVHQHLWTPAFVDALRRRTASPRLDGWTLHLDGEPPYEVDPGDHDLARRLELNGGLTKALVSLSSPLGIESLAPSDAWPIIDAYHEDALALPAPFGAWAATCLSEIDPVRLAKALDQGLAGLQLPATAVRNGDDLARVAPLLDVLTDRDLPLFVHPGPAADPRGPGWWPAVVPYVQQMHASWYAFATFGRPRHPGLRACFALLAGLAPLHSERMINRSGEGRGLVDPDMFLETSSYGPRAIDAIVRELGIDVVVNGSDEPYARAPDPALGDAARHAVAVTNPHRLLNRKESRK
- a CDS encoding aromatic amino acid lyase yields the protein MTVVLDGTRLTCEQVHLAAHGSGVLLGSTDRAETSWQTARSLSGPLYGQTTGVGANKDVTVEATGLDLLRSHAGGAGPLVGEPRARATLVVRLNQLLIGGSGLNPGLLPVLAAAVNRGFTPPIRTYGAIGTGDLTALATTALCLLGEIPWRSPSGPGDGLAPRFTLTSGDALPFISSGAATLADSALACHRLRIVLTAMTAVAAHSFRAIDASLEPLAHAVQLRPEQTAVAAGLRALVGVTVPRRVQDPYGYRAFPQVHGAALDALDRAEKVVGEELNTAPENPLITEGRAWHNGNFHSARVALALDALRAALVQTASLSAARLATMTDPAHTGLLPFLAERPGLSGVMILEYVAHSALADLRQLAAPVTLGNAVLSLGTEDHASFTPQAARSALDSAEPLETVLACELVAAVRALRQRDLPCDVDLDPRMDDRPLDGDLDAARELLPGLARRLLAGTGPTAAGGPLPGPA
- a CDS encoding LacI family DNA-binding transcriptional regulator, coding for MAKATGLSPASVSYALRGMQVSEETIERVRRAAAELGYEADPIARALASGRTGMIGLLCGSLEDLWQQALAVGIGRALKDNDRYALILDAAGDPGRERTLARQLRDQRVDALIVQPVDPAAPLWAELCDSLPVVSIGDSLAGARTAGEVVFDNRAGVTLALEHMRERGHRRIAVLTPTRASTPDRPADVHVLAEAGRLALDIEVVTAPQALADATDVARRMLAGGHRAFFCFADSIAYGVYAASAEQGLRIPADVSVMGYDDHPMSGLLTPGLTTVDWDIDGIVRAAVRAVVAAADGNTRRRRIVQAPELRERGSVG
- a CDS encoding NADP-dependent oxidoreductase; amino-acid sequence: MSDDTSNHPGSTGRTVSREIRLASRPSGWPTEENFEPAEVELPAPAEGRILVRNLYMSVDPYMRGRMNEGESYMPPFEVGKALDGGAIGQVVESRAPGLAAGDLVLHGYGWREYAVMDARQARKIEEILGVPISAYLGVLGMPGLTAYVGLLDIAAFKEGDAVFVSGAAGAVGSLVGQIARRKGASRVVGSAGSQEKIAYLTGKLGFDAAFNYKTASVRKQLAQVAPDGIDVYFDNVGGDHLEAALDAFRPYGRTAMCGAISVYNAAEPVPGPSNLFLAVGKRLTLRGFLVGDHYDRMPDMIEEVGAWLRDGKITFEETVVDGLENAPKAFVDMLRGANIGKMVVRLVH
- a CDS encoding OsmC family protein, which gives rise to MAQVRVERTDDGYVARNDRGAEVAMGGSDEQGMFTPVELLLAALGGCNIVTVEPLTAQRGHRLVRLAMTVQAEKVEPTLLGPITVTYDVELPEGDEKAAEVFRAVAQRVEDKYCTVSRALREKSEIRLELPA
- the qcrB gene encoding cytochrome bc1 complex cytochrome b subunit; translation: MSSFIDDRIGAGTFLKRNLRKVFPDHWSFLLGEIALYSFIVLLLTGTFLTFFFRPTMGEVAYNGSYEPLKGVMMSEAYASTLHISFDVRGGLLMRQMHHWAALLFVAGMMVHMLRVFFTGAYRKPRELNWLIGVGLLTLALFEGLTGYSLPDDLLSGAGLRITEGVMISLPLVGTWITFFLFGGEYPGEDVVSRFYAMHILLIPGILLALITAHLILMWVQKHTQMPGPGRTNTNVVGAPFYPSFMAKSGAYFMFTFGVIALLGTFTQINPIWLFGPYTPADISAGSQPDFYMGFLEGSLRLMPAWEINVLGFTLPMSVLIPALLPMGVIMTGLALYPFIERWVTGDRSEHHIAERPRNNPHRTSIGISAVTFYGLLWLMGANDEIAAFFHVSLNWTTYVGRVLIFLGPAVAYFVAYRICLGLQRGDAAVIGHGVESGVIKRLPSGEYIEVHVPQDAGIEAHVRGKQPVPMIAGTGADADGIPSKRMRGPLGRLRARLSKVYGGEKVPLDDGHGHDEHAAIGSGTEDATSPRP